The proteins below come from a single Capsicum annuum cultivar UCD-10X-F1 unplaced genomic scaffold, UCD10Xv1.1 ctg58028, whole genome shotgun sequence genomic window:
- the LOC124893358 gene encoding uncharacterized protein LOC124893358, whose translation MYINLETTRLKYFRLEQSNLRRKILQGIFDNILAGEIRGAKVGQRVILLASFVGGPRDMRRRYMDTMSLVQHFGKSDLFITMTCNSDWVEIKENLLEGQLPQDRPDLVTRVFRAKLQDLEDQIFKEKIFGPVAAHVFVVEFKKRGLPHIHLLLIFEQGYKITSADDYDKFIVAELPDKEEFPILHDLVVKHMMHGPCGKNRLANLCMKDGQCKNHYPRPFSNKSLQGKDEYPIYKSRNDGKGEKGLRHDNEQLVGHSI comes from the coding sequence ATGTACATCAACCTGGAAACAACACGACTTAAATATTTTAGACTAGAGCAATCAAATCTTAGAAGGAAAATTTTGCAGGGTATATTTGACAATATTCTAGCGGGAGAAATTAGAGGAGCTAAAGTAGGCCAGAGAGTAATACTTCTAGCATCATTCGTCGGAGGTCCTAGGGACATGCGTCGTAGATATATGGATACAATGTCTTTGGTTCAACATTTTGGAAAGTCAGATTTATTTATCACAATGACATGTAATTCCGATTGGGTGGAgataaaagaaaatttgttagAAGGACAACTTCCTCAAGACAGACCTGACTTGGTGACTAGAGTCTTTAGAGCAAAGCTACAAGATTTAGAAGATCAGATATTCAAGGAAAAGATATTTGGTCCTGTTGCAGCACATGTTTTTGTGGTTGAATTTAAAAAAAGAGGACTACCACACATACACCTTTTATTGATATTTGAACAAGGATACAAGATAACATCGGCAGATGATTATGACAAGTTTATTGTTGCTGAACTTCCTGATAAAGAAGAATTTCCAATCTTGCATGATTTGGTTGTCAAGCATATGATGCATGGTCCTTGTGGAAAGAATCGTCTAGCAAATTTATGTATGAAAGATGGACAATGCAAGAATCACTATCCTCGGCCATTTAGTAATAAATCactacaaggaaaggatgaataTCCTATTTATAAGAGCCGAAATGATGGAAAAGGGGAAAAGGGTCTGAGACATGACAATGAACAATTAGTGGGTCATTCCATATAA